Within Sphingobium sp. KCTC 72723, the genomic segment CGCGGCCGAACGCTGGATCGCCGCGCGATTGGCGGACGGACCGGCGCCCAACCCTGTTTCCCAAGATGATGGAGTGTTTTCATGAGCATCGATGCCCGCCTTGCCGAACTCGGCATCACCCTGCCCCAGCCTGTCGCCCCGGTCGCGGCCTATGTGTCAAGCGTGGAAGCGGGCGGGATGCTGCATATTTCCGGGCAGATTTCGCTGGGCGCGGACGGGTTGATGACCGGACGGCTGGGCGAGGATCGCGATCTGGACTATGGCGTAGCGGCGGCGCGGATATGCGGCCTGAACCTGATCGCGCAGATGAAGGCGGCGCTGGGGTCGCTCGACCGGGTGGAGCGGGTCGTGAAGCTGGGCGCGTTCATCAGCAGCGCGCCGTCCTTCACCGACCAGCCCAAGGTCGCCAATGGCGCGTCCGAGTTGATGGCCGATGTGTTCGGCGAAGCGGGCAAACATGCGCGCAGCGCGGTGGGCGTGCCGGTATTGCCGCTGGGTGCGGTGGTGGAAATCGATGCGATAATTCTTGTCCGGCCCGCGACCTGATCTGGACTGGCTGACCGCCCGCCCCTTTGCCCATCGCGGGTTGCATGGGGCGGGTGTGAGCGAGAACGGTATGGCGGCGTTCGACGCCGCCATCGCCGCCGGATTCGGCATCGAATGTGATGTGCGGGCAAGCCGGGATGGCGTGGCGTTCGTGCATCATGACCGGGCGTTTGGCGACAGCGACATGGACAGTTGTGACGCAAAAAACGTCGCGCGCCATCGGCTGGCGGACGGGGACGAAATTCCCCGGCTGGCCGCGGTTCTGGCGCGCTGCCCGGCGGACTGGCCGTTGCTGGTGGAGATCAAGGCGGAAGGGTGGCGCGTCGCGCCGGTGTGTCGCGCGGTGATGCACGACCTGACCGGACACACGCCGGGATCGACTGCTATCATGTCATTTAACCCATTGATATGTAAGTGGTTTTCCGACCATATGCCGCATATTCCGCGCGGATTGATCCTGACGCGGCGGGGCAAGGCGAAAGTGCGGGCGGATGGCGAATCGGCCCTTGCGCTTTGGTGGGCGAAACCCGATTTCCTGGCTTGTGATATTGATGACCTGCCATCGCCGCTATCCGTCCGCGCCCGTGCGCAGGACATGCCCGTGCTGAGCTGGACCGTGCGTAGCGCGGCAGAACGGGCGCGCGCGGCGCTTCATGCCGACCAGATCATATTCGAGGCTGAACATGACTGATGTGTCGGCACGCCTGCTGGCCGGTGTCGCTGACGTGCCGCGCGATCAGTGGGATGCGTGTGCCGGTGGTGGCAATCCGTTTGTCAGCTGGGATTTCCTGAGCGCGCTGGAACAATCGGGCAGCGTGGGCGAAGGGACCGGCTGGCAACCCCTGCCATTGGTGATCGACGGCGCGGACGGGCGGATCGCCGCCGCCGCGCCGCTCTATGCCAAGAGCCATAGCCAGGGCGAATATGTGTTCGACCATGGCTGGGCCGATGCATGGGAACGGGCAGGCGGGCGCTATTATCCCAAGATCCAGATCGCCGCGCCCTTCTCACCCGTTCCCGGTCCCCGGCTGTTGCTGCGCGATGCGGCCATGGCCCCGGCGCTGATCGCGGGGATCGAGACGCTGGTGGAGCGCAACCGCCTGTCGTCCGCCCATGCCACTTTCATCGCGGCGGACGAGGTGGCGTTGTTCGAGGCGGCAGGCTGGCTGATCCGCGAAGATAGCCAGTTTCACTGGACCAACCGGGGCTATGGCGATTTTGCCGATTTCCTGGCCGACCTGTCGAGCGAGAAGCGCAAGAATATCCGCAAGGAACGCGCCCGCGCGGTCGAAGGGCTGGACATCGTCCACCTGACCGGCAGCGACCTGACCGAGGCGCATTGGGACATATTCTGGGAATTTTATCAGGATACCGGCGCACGAAAATGGGGGCAGCCCTATCTGACGCGGGCATTTTTTTCGCTGCTGGGCGAAAGAATGGCCGACAAGATATTGCTGATTCTGGCGCTGCGCGACGGGCGGGCGATCGCAGGGGCGCTCAACATGATCGGCGCGGATGCGCTATACGGGCGCTATTGGGGCTGCAATGCGGAGGTGCCGAACCTGCATTTCGAGCTTTGCTATTATCAGGCGATCGACATCGCGATCGCGCGCGGCCTGAGCCGTGTCGAGGCAGGCGCGCAGGGCGGCCACAAGCTGGCGCGCGGCTATGCGCCGGAACCGACATGGTCGGCGCACCATATTCCAGACCCCGGATTCCGTCGGGCCGTCGCCGATTTTCTGGCGGCCGAACGGCGCGGGGTGCAGCAGGACCGGCAATGGCTGGTCCAGCGGACGCCCTTCAAGAAGGGCGAATGAGGATAGGGTAAGGCCGCGAGAATCAGGCGGCCGGGATCAGGCCGCGGAGATCAGGCGGCTCTGGCCTGCGTCGTGACGATCCAGGCGCGGGCCTGACGCTGGGCTTCCGCGATTTCGCGGGCGGTCATTTCCTCGGCGATTTCGGCGCGCATCGACTGGCCCTGTTCGCTGCCGCCAAGAGCCGCGAGATTGAACCATTTATGGGCTTCGATAAAGTCGACCGGCATACCGCCCGTGCCGCAGCTATAGGCGACGCCCAGATCGAAGCAGGCCTCTGCCGACCCACATGCCGCCTGCGACAGGCGGCTTTCCATCAAAAACTGTGCGCTCTTACTACTATTGCCCATGATCTGCTTTCCTTGTCCCGTCTAATGCAATGGATATCGACCTTATGCTTTTCCACGAGGGACAGACTGGACCGGCGGCTGTAAAAAAATGGTTAACGCGCTTTGGCGACAATATAGAAAAATCATCGCTAATCTGCGGGCGGAGACAGTTAACGGGTTGCCGCACACCAAAGGACAGTTGCAGATAAGGCACTGGCATCGGCGCGTCATTATCCCCATAGCCGCGTGCATGACGCAATTTACGCCCGCCAGCCCCCCGCTAGCCCGCAAGGACATCCAGTTCCGCGAATTCGTGCTGCTGTGCGCCTGCCTGATGGCGATGAACGCATTGTCGATCGACCCGATGCTGCCCGCATTGCCCGCGATCGGCCGTGATCTTGCCATTCCCCATCCCAACGACCGGCAGCTGATCATCAGCGTCTATTTTCTGGGGCTGGGAATCGGGTCGTTGCTGTTTGGCGTATTGTCCGACCGTTATGGCCGTAAAAAGGTGTTGGGCAGCGCCATGGTGCTGTTCATATTGTCATCCGTTGCGTGCGCGGGCGCGCAGAGTTTCCCGATGATGCTGGCGGGCCGGGCGTGCGCGGGTTTCTTTGCCGGGGCGAGCCGGGTGATTACCGTGGGCATCATTCGCGACCGTTTTCGCGGCGACGCGATGGCGCGCGTCATGTCGCTGATCTTTGCCGTGTTCATGCTGATCCCGGTGATGGCTCCCAGTTTCGGGCAGGCGATATTGTGGATCGCGCCGTGGCGCTGGATCTTTTGGGCGCTGGCGATATTGGCGACTGCCGTCCTGCTGTGGATGATGGTGCGGATGCCCGAAACGCTGATGCCCGAAAACCGGACGCGGATTACCCCGCGCGCGCTGATGGCCACGGTAAAACAGATCATGCGAACGCGCAGTTCGATCGGCTATATGCTGGCAAGCGGCGTCGTTATGGGGGGGCTGATCGGCTTCATCCTGTCAGTGCAGCAGATTTTCTTCGACATTTTCAAAGCCGAACATTTCTTCCCGATCGCCTTTGCCTGCATCGCGGGCAGCATGGGGATAGGCAGTCTGGTCAATAGCCGCCTCGTCTCCCGCTTTGGCGCGCGGCGATTGAGCCAGGGCGCGCTGATTGCGCTGATCCTGATCGCGATCGTCCATTTGGGGATCATCTGGGCCGGGTGGGAAACGATCGTCACCTTCATGGTGCTTCAGGCGCTGACCATGGTGACGGTTGCCTTTACCGCGTCCAATTTCAGCGCGATTTCGATGGAGCCTTTTTCCAAAGGGGCAGGCGTCGCATCCTCTTTTCAGGCGTTCCTGACCACCGCGCTGTCGAGCGCGCTGGGCAGCATCGTCGGCCGCGCCTTCAATGGCACGACATTGCCGCTGACGCTTGGGCTGGCCGTGTTCGGGACGCTGTCATTCCTGATCCTGTTGTGGGCGGAACGGGGGCGAATGTTCACCCGGCCCCATCATGCCGGTTTGCGCGATGTCGAAATGATGCACTGAAACGATCGGGGAGACGATCGCGCTACAATAAAAAAGGGGCGGTTTCCCGCCCCTTTTTTGTGTCCGATCAGGCGTCCTGCCCGCCCGGCGTATGCGCGCCGGGTAGCGGCGGCACCGGCTGGGGCGGAATGCCATCAGCATATTCCGGCACATCATCCACCCCGCGTCCGACATGGCTGCGGCTTCGGCTGTAGCCGAAATAGACCAGCAGACCGACGCTGGCCCACCCCACGAACATCAGCTTGGTTTCGACGCCCAGGCTCCAGAACAGATACATGCAGCCCAGAATGGCGATGGGCGCCGTGACCATGATCGCCGGGGTGCGGAAGGGACGCTTGCGCGAGGGATCGGTGCGACGGAGCACCATCACGGCGATCGACACGGCGGCAAAAGCGAACAGCGTGCCGGAGTTGGAGATGTCCGCCAATATGCCGACCGGGAAGAAGGCCGCGAACAGCGCAACGAATATGCCGGTCAGGATGGTGATGACATGGGGCGTCTTGAAAGTAGGATGCACCTTCGAAAACACAGCGGGGAGCAGGCCGTCACGGCTCATGACGAAGAAGATGCGGGTCTGGCCGAACATCATCATCAGGATGACCGATGGCAGGGCAAGGCCAGCGGCCAGGCCGAGCAGGTTGCCGATCTGGGGCCAACCGATTTCACGCAGGGTCCAGGCCAGCGCTTCCTTCGAGCAGGTGACGGCTTCGGTGCCTGCTGCGGCGAGGGCAGCGCATTGCTGCGACAGGGCAGTGGAGCCGGGTGCGAGCGCAATGCCGCCCTGGGCAATGGCGATGCCGCCCTGCGTCACGGGTTGCGCCCCGACGGTGCCGATGACGCCAGCGGCGACCAGCATGTAGAAGATGGTGCAGATGGCCAGCGATCCGATCAGGCCAATCGGCATGTTGCGCTGGGGATTTTTGGTTTCTTCAGCGGCGGTCGAAACAGCGTCGAAGCCGACATAGGCGAAGAAGATGGAAGCCGCCGCCGCCGAGATGCCGGAGAAGCCGAGCGGCGCGAAGGGCGTGAAATTCTCCATCTGGATGACGGGGAGAGCGAGGACGACGAACAGCGTGAGCGCCGCGACCTTGATCGCGACGAGGACGGCATTGACGGCCGCACTTTCCTTCGTACCGATGACCAGCAGCCAGGTGACCAGCGCCGCGATCAACATCGCGGGCAGGTTGACCACGCCGCCGTCGAACGGCCCGCGCGTGAGCAGATCGGGTATGTCGAGATGGAATGTATGTTCGATCAGGCCGACGACATAGCCGGACCAACCGACCGATACGGCGCCCGCCGCGACGGCATATTCCAGAATGAGCGCCCAGCCCACCATCCAGGCGATCAGTTCGCCCATCACGGCATAGCTATAGGTGTAGGCCGAACCGGATACCGGCACCATGGCGGCCATTTCGGCGTAGCAGAGCGCGGCCACGGCGCAGACGAAACCGGCGATGATGAAGGACATCATCATGCCCGGCCCGGCCTTTTGCGCGGCTTCGGCGGTCAGCACGAAAATGCCGGTGCCGATGACTGCGCCGATGCCGAGCATCGTCAGCTGAAACGCGCCCAGCGAGCGCGTTAGCGATTTCTTTTCGGCCGTCGCCAATATGGCGTCGAGTGACTTAACGCGCCCGAATATCATGGATGGAAACCCTTTTATCTTTCGATCTTTTGCCCTGGCGGACGAACGATGCCGTTCCGCTTGCCTATGGTGCAGGAGACTATCGCCTAATCGCGCGCGCGCAAGTATGTTGCGTCTTTGCGACCTGCCCGGCGAGTGGCGGCATAAGGAAATGACGATGATCGAGTTGCTGCGGGCGCCAGGCCTGCATGATGTGCCGCATGGTTTTGCGGGACGACGCGGCGGGGTTTCCCGCGGGATTTATGCCGGGTTGAATGTCGGACTTGGGTCGCAGGATGATCGGGCTGCCGTGCTGCATAATCGCGAATTGGCGCGGGATTCGGTAATGCCGGGCGCAACGCTGGTGACTGTGCATCAGGTGCATTCGGCCGATGTGGTGACTGTGTCGGCGGCGGTCGGCGCGGGGGATCGGCCGGCAGCCGATGCGATGGTAACGGATCGGCCCGGACTGTTGCTGGCTATTTTGACGGCGGATTGCGTGCCTGTCTTGTTTGCTGATCGGGCGGCGGGTGTGGTGGGTGTGGCACATGCGGGCTGGAAGGGGGCGCTTGGCGGCGTGACCGACGCGACGATTGCGGCGATGGAAGCGCTGGGCGCGCGGCGGGATCGGCTGCGCTGTGCGATCGGACCGTGCATCGCGCGAAGTTCCTATGAGGTGGGACTTGATTTTGCGGAGCGTTTCGAGCGGGCGGACGCGGGCAATGCGCGTTTTTTTGCGGCGGGACGTGCGGGGCATGTGCAGTTCGACATTGCGGCCTATGTGGCGTCGCGACTGGTCGATGCGGGGGTTGCCGATGTGGATTTGATGGAGGAGGACACCTATGGGCAGGCGGATCGCTTTTTCAGCTATCGGCGGTCGTGCCATTTGGGCGAGGCGGATTATGGGCGTCAGGTTTCGCTGATTGGTGTGGCCGGGTGATGTGCGTTGGACATTAAAAAACCCCGCTGTTTGGGCGGGGTTGTGTTTGGTGTTCTGGATCCCCGCCTTCGCGGGGACAATGCAAAGCCTAAGCTCACTACGTTCGCTCATGCTTTGCATTGGTTGCGGGAGTAGGATTTGAACCTACGACCTTCAGGTTATGAGCCTGACGAGCTACCGGGCTGCTCCATCCCGCGATACCAACGGTAAAAGGGCGACCTTTTGGGTCGCCCTTTTAAGAACAAGTGAATGGGTTTTTGTGTCCTGATATGCGCGTGCTTCAATGCCTGGCGACGCCCTACTCTTCCAGTGCTTGAGCAATAGTACCATCGGCGCAGTCAGGTTTCACGGCCGAGTTCGGGATGGGATCGGGTGGGTCACAGACGCTATGGTCACCAAGCAATGAAGCAGGCGCATATAAGGGGGTTTTAATCGATACCGTGCACGGTGTTTTTGTAATTCATCTAGCTGGCTTAACAACCGACCATGTTCTGACGGCCTGTTTCCAGGGCTGTCATTGATGGTGGGACTCTGCGGTTCATTGCTGAACCGTTTAAGCGCGAATAGGACAATTAGTATCGGTTAGCTTCATGGATTACTCCACTTCCACATCCGATCTATCAAGGTCGTGGTCTTCGACCGTCCTAAGAAATCTTATCTTGAGGGAGGCTTCCCGCTTAGATGCTTTCAGCGGTTATCCCGTCCATACATAGCTACCCTGCTGCGCCACTGGCGTGACGACAGGTACACCAGAGGTATGTTCAACCCGGTCCTCTCGTACTAGGGTCAACTCCTCTCAAATTTCGACGCCCACGGCAGATAGGGACCAAACTGTCTCGCGACGTTCTGAACCCAGCTCACGTACCACTTTAATTGGCGAACAGCCAAACCCTTGGGACCTGCTCCAGCCCCAGGATGTGATGAGCCGACATCGAGGTGCCAAACGATTCCGTCGATATGAGCTCTTGGGAATCATCAGCCTGTTATCCCCGGCGTACCTTTTATCCGTTGAGCGATGGCCCTTCCACGAGGGACCACCGGATCACTATGACCGACTTTCGTCTCTGCTCGACTTGTCAGTCTCGCAGTCAGGCGGGCTTATGCCATTGCACTCTAACAGACGGTTTCCAACCGTCCTGAGCCCACCATCGCGCGCCTCCGTTACTCTTTAGGAGGCGACCGCCCCAGTCAAACTACCCACCACAGAGGGTCCCTGCACCGGATAACGGTGCGAGGTTAGACATCAGAAAACAGCAGGGTGGTATTTCACCTATGGCTCCACATCAACTGGCGTCGATGCTTCAAAGCCTCCCACCTATGCTACACAGCTCTTTCCTAATGCCACTCTGAAGTTGCAGTAAAGGTGCACGGGGTCTTTCCGTCTAACCGCGGGTACTCCGCATCTTCACGGAGAATTCAATTTCGCTGAGCATATCCTGGAGACAGTGGGGAAGTCGTTACGCCATTCGTGCAGGTCGGAACTTACCCGACAAGGAATTTCGCTACCTTAGGACCGTTATAGTTACGGCCGCCGTTTACCTGGGCTTCAATTCAGTGCTTGCACACCTCCTCTTAACCTTCAGGCACCGGGCAGGCGTCAGGCCCTATACGTCGTCTTGAAGCCGACTTAGCAGAGCCCTGTGTTTTTGCTAAACAGTCGCTACCCCCTGGCCTGTGCCCCCCACAAGAGCTTGCGCTTATGTGGGGCCTCCTTCTTCCGAAGGTACGGAGGCAATTTGCCGAGTTCCTTCAGGATACTTCTCTCAAACGCCTTGGTATACTCTACCATTCCACCTGTGTCGGTTTAGGGTACGGTCTATACGGAGGGGCTATTTCCTGGGACGATTTCACAGCCTGGAGCAATCCAATAAGCCCAGACCATTTACACCATCCGTCACACACCTCCAGGCCCACGAATATTAACGTGGTTCCCATCGACTACCCCCTTCGGGCTCGTCTTAGGGGCCGGCTTACCCTGCTCAGATTAGCTTTAAGCAGGAACCCTTGGAATTTCGGCGACAGTGCATCTCACACTGTTAATCGCTACTCATGTCTGCATTCGCACTTCCGATACCTCCACGACCCATTACCAGATCGCTTCAACGGCCTACGGAACGCTCCGCTACCGCGTGATCGTAAACGATCACACCCTAAGCTTCGGTGCATCACTTTAGCCCCGTTACATCTTCGCCGCAGGATCTCTTATTTAGACCAGTGAGCTGTTACGCTTTCTTTAAAGGATGGCTGCTTCTAAGCCAACCTCCTGGTTGTTTTGGAAATCCCACATGCTTTCCCACTTAGTGATGACTTGGGGACCTTAGCTGTAGGTTAGGGCTGTTTCCCTTTTGACGACGGACCTTAGCACCCGCCGTCTGTCTGCCGGACTAGACTCGTTGGTATTCGGAGTTTGGTTAGTGTTGGTAGATCTCGCGACCCCCGCAACCATCCAGTGCTCTACCCCCAACGGCAATCATCCGACGCTCTACCTCAATAGATTTCGCGGAGAACCAGCTATTTCCCGGCTTGATTGGCCTTTCACCCCTAAGCACAACTCATCCGACAATTTTTCAACATTGAACGGTTCGGCCCTCCAGTGCGTGTTACCGCACCTTCAGCCTGGTCATGCATAGATCGCCGGGTTTCGGGTCTAATGCATCAAACTCATGGTCGCCCTATTCAGACTCGCTTTCGCTGCGCCTACACCTAACGGCTTAAGCTTGCTTGATACACTAAGTCACAGACCCATTATGCAAGAGGTACGCGGTCAGGGCTCAAGGCCCCTCCCACTGCTTGTAGGCATCCGGTTTCAGGTACTGTTTCACTCCCCTCATCGGGGTGCTTTTCACCTTTCCCTCACGGTACTGGTTCACTATCGGTCATGTACGAGTATTTAGGCTTGGAGGGTGGTCCCCCCATGTTCAGACAGAGTTTCACGTGCTCCGCCCTACTCAAGTCCTGAGATATCATTTTCGCATACGGGGCTGTCACCCGCTATGGCGTGCCTTTCCAGACACTTCTGCTAACTATATCCCAGGCGCTGGCCTGGTCCGCGTTCGCTCGCCACTACTAACGGAATCTCGGTTGATGTCTTTTCCTCCGGGTACTGAGATGTTTCAGTTCTCCGGGTTCGCTTCACCAAAGCCTATTTTATTCAGCTTAGTGATACCTCAACCATTTAACCGCTTGTCCTGAGTTGCCTCAGGAAAGAGATTAAATGGTGAAGGTGGGTTTACCCATTCGGAAATCGCGGGATCAAAGCTTGCTCACAGCTCCCCCACGCTTATCGCAGCGTGCCACGTCCTTCATCGCCTGTACATGCCAAGGCATT encodes:
- a CDS encoding RidA family protein translates to MSIDARLAELGITLPQPVAPVAAYVSSVEAGGMLHISGQISLGADGLMTGRLGEDRDLDYGVAAARICGLNLIAQMKAALGSLDRVERVVKLGAFISSAPSFTDQPKVANGASELMADVFGEAGKHARSAVGVPVLPLGAVVEIDAIILVRPAT
- the pgeF gene encoding peptidoglycan editing factor PgeF, which gives rise to MIELLRAPGLHDVPHGFAGRRGGVSRGIYAGLNVGLGSQDDRAAVLHNRELARDSVMPGATLVTVHQVHSADVVTVSAAVGAGDRPAADAMVTDRPGLLLAILTADCVPVLFADRAAGVVGVAHAGWKGALGGVTDATIAAMEALGARRDRLRCAIGPCIARSSYEVGLDFAERFERADAGNARFFAAGRAGHVQFDIAAYVASRLVDAGVADVDLMEEDTYGQADRFFSYRRSCHLGEADYGRQVSLIGVAG
- a CDS encoding SEL1-like repeat protein — encoded protein: MGNSSKSAQFLMESRLSQAACGSAEACFDLGVAYSCGTGGMPVDFIEAHKWFNLAALGGSEQGQSMRAEIAEEMTAREIAEAQRQARAWIVTTQARAA
- a CDS encoding multidrug effflux MFS transporter — encoded protein: MTQFTPASPPLARKDIQFREFVLLCACLMAMNALSIDPMLPALPAIGRDLAIPHPNDRQLIISVYFLGLGIGSLLFGVLSDRYGRKKVLGSAMVLFILSSVACAGAQSFPMMLAGRACAGFFAGASRVITVGIIRDRFRGDAMARVMSLIFAVFMLIPVMAPSFGQAILWIAPWRWIFWALAILATAVLLWMMVRMPETLMPENRTRITPRALMATVKQIMRTRSSIGYMLASGVVMGGLIGFILSVQQIFFDIFKAEHFFPIAFACIAGSMGIGSLVNSRLVSRFGARRLSQGALIALILIAIVHLGIIWAGWETIVTFMVLQALTMVTVAFTASNFSAISMEPFSKGAGVASSFQAFLTTALSSALGSIVGRAFNGTTLPLTLGLAVFGTLSFLILLWAERGRMFTRPHHAGLRDVEMMH
- a CDS encoding GNAT family N-acetyltransferase; its protein translation is MTDVSARLLAGVADVPRDQWDACAGGGNPFVSWDFLSALEQSGSVGEGTGWQPLPLVIDGADGRIAAAAPLYAKSHSQGEYVFDHGWADAWERAGGRYYPKIQIAAPFSPVPGPRLLLRDAAMAPALIAGIETLVERNRLSSAHATFIAADEVALFEAAGWLIREDSQFHWTNRGYGDFADFLADLSSEKRKNIRKERARAVEGLDIVHLTGSDLTEAHWDIFWEFYQDTGARKWGQPYLTRAFFSLLGERMADKILLILALRDGRAIAGALNMIGADALYGRYWGCNAEVPNLHFELCYYQAIDIAIARGLSRVEAGAQGGHKLARGYAPEPTWSAHHIPDPGFRRAVADFLAAERRGVQQDRQWLVQRTPFKKGE
- a CDS encoding amino acid permease, encoding MIFGRVKSLDAILATAEKKSLTRSLGAFQLTMLGIGAVIGTGIFVLTAEAAQKAGPGMMMSFIIAGFVCAVAALCYAEMAAMVPVSGSAYTYSYAVMGELIAWMVGWALILEYAVAAGAVSVGWSGYVVGLIEHTFHLDIPDLLTRGPFDGGVVNLPAMLIAALVTWLLVIGTKESAAVNAVLVAIKVAALTLFVVLALPVIQMENFTPFAPLGFSGISAAAASIFFAYVGFDAVSTAAEETKNPQRNMPIGLIGSLAICTIFYMLVAAGVIGTVGAQPVTQGGIAIAQGGIALAPGSTALSQQCAALAAAGTEAVTCSKEALAWTLREIGWPQIGNLLGLAAGLALPSVILMMMFGQTRIFFVMSRDGLLPAVFSKVHPTFKTPHVITILTGIFVALFAAFFPVGILADISNSGTLFAFAAVSIAVMVLRRTDPSRKRPFRTPAIMVTAPIAILGCMYLFWSLGVETKLMFVGWASVGLLVYFGYSRSRSHVGRGVDDVPEYADGIPPQPVPPLPGAHTPGGQDA
- a CDS encoding glycerophosphodiester phosphodiesterase family protein: MSGPRPDLDWLTARPFAHRGLHGAGVSENGMAAFDAAIAAGFGIECDVRASRDGVAFVHHDRAFGDSDMDSCDAKNVARHRLADGDEIPRLAAVLARCPADWPLLVEIKAEGWRVAPVCRAVMHDLTGHTPGSTAIMSFNPLICKWFSDHMPHIPRGLILTRRGKAKVRADGESALALWWAKPDFLACDIDDLPSPLSVRARAQDMPVLSWTVRSAAERARAALHADQIIFEAEHD